Proteins encoded in a region of the Streptomyces akebiae genome:
- a CDS encoding SgcJ/EcaC family oxidoreductase, with product MTRKNRIRAAIVTATALVTAGTVTAGVSMAGAEAAPKKPSKKEIAALFDGWNKALQTGSSKKVADRYAKDAVLLPTVSNKIRTDRAGLVDYFDHFLKNKPVGTKTKTIINVLDANSAIDTGSYYFILTDPKTGEKRRVDARYTYEYEKRNGVWKIVNHHSSAMPEG from the coding sequence ATGACCCGCAAGAACCGGATACGCGCCGCCATCGTCACCGCCACCGCTCTGGTCACCGCCGGCACGGTCACCGCCGGTGTCAGCATGGCCGGGGCCGAGGCCGCGCCGAAGAAGCCCTCCAAGAAGGAGATCGCGGCGCTCTTCGACGGCTGGAACAAGGCGCTGCAGACCGGCAGTTCCAAGAAGGTCGCGGACCGGTACGCGAAGGACGCGGTCCTCCTGCCGACCGTCTCCAACAAGATCCGTACGGACCGCGCGGGCCTCGTCGACTACTTCGACCACTTCCTGAAGAACAAGCCGGTCGGCACGAAGACCAAGACGATCATCAACGTCCTGGACGCCAACTCCGCCATCGACACCGGCTCCTACTACTTCATCCTCACCGACCCCAAGACCGGTGAGAAGAGGAGAGTCGACGCCCGCTACACCTACGAGTACGAGAAGCGGAACGGCGTGTGGAAGATCGTCAACCACCACTCGTCGGCGATGCCCGAGGGCTGA
- a CDS encoding alpha/beta fold hydrolase produces MSEVLLTETFRSASGAVRWGTIGEAGQEPVVLCHGTPFSSYVWRGIAQALADTDRYQVFAWDMPGYGESDMHTGQDVSLAAQGRVFAELLAHWGTDEPFVVAHDFGGAVSLRAHLLHGARYRALALVDPVALAPWGSPAFRLLGRHAEVFEQLPPALHRALVREYVGSASGPGLHPTVLDRLVQPWLGEHGQPAFYRQIAQADQAHTDEIQGRYGEIGIPALVCWGEDDGWIPLAKGRELAGLIPGARFEPIAGAGHLVQEDAPAELTAVLMDFLQEQQPY; encoded by the coding sequence ATGAGCGAAGTGCTGCTGACTGAGACTTTCCGTAGTGCGTCGGGGGCCGTGCGGTGGGGCACGATCGGGGAGGCCGGGCAGGAACCGGTCGTGCTCTGCCACGGCACCCCCTTCTCCTCCTACGTCTGGCGCGGCATCGCCCAGGCGCTGGCCGACACCGACCGGTACCAGGTGTTCGCATGGGACATGCCCGGGTACGGGGAGTCGGACATGCACACCGGCCAGGACGTGTCCCTGGCCGCGCAGGGACGCGTCTTCGCCGAGCTGCTGGCGCACTGGGGGACGGACGAACCCTTCGTGGTCGCGCACGACTTCGGCGGGGCCGTCTCCCTGCGAGCGCATCTGCTGCACGGGGCCCGCTACCGCGCGCTCGCCCTCGTCGACCCCGTGGCGCTGGCGCCGTGGGGCTCGCCCGCCTTCCGGCTGCTGGGCCGTCACGCGGAGGTCTTCGAGCAACTGCCGCCCGCACTGCACCGGGCCCTCGTACGGGAGTACGTCGGCTCCGCCAGCGGCCCCGGGCTGCACCCGACCGTCCTCGACCGGCTCGTCCAGCCGTGGCTCGGCGAACACGGGCAGCCCGCCTTCTACCGGCAGATCGCCCAGGCGGACCAGGCCCACACGGACGAGATCCAGGGGCGGTACGGGGAGATCGGCATCCCGGCCCTGGTCTGCTGGGGCGAGGACGACGGGTGGATTCCGCTGGCGAAGGGGCGGGAGCTGGCCGGTCTCATCCCCGGCGCGCGATTCGAGCCGATCGCCGGTGCGGGGCACCTCGTCCAGGAGGACGCTCCCGCCGAACTCACCGCCGTGCTCATGGACTTCCTCCAGGAACAGCAGCCGTACTAG
- a CDS encoding M56 family metallopeptidase: protein MTVLLLLLVAVALTAAVVGPRALLRARWPEREPVVALWAWQCLVAAALLSCLAALVLGAAAVFETVRTHAFAPAPPAVTAAYDLTAAPPWTAVLTLALACGAAWSGAMLARELVEARRRRQLRRAHLRERAPDLPAGLPQARGPLLVLEDEYPDAWLMPGAPPRLVVTTGALGRLSDRQLDAVLTHELGHARARHDWLLHLSTALATGFPRIPLFAHFADQTHRLVELAADDTASRRCGHLTTALALIELNQHRGVLSCSNTRRLLGDRVERLLEPPPRLDRTSRAATTTAAGLLALLPLLIAFAPALGTL, encoded by the coding sequence GTGACCGTTCTCCTGCTCCTTCTCGTCGCCGTGGCTCTGACCGCCGCAGTGGTGGGCCCTCGTGCCCTGCTCAGGGCGAGGTGGCCCGAGCGGGAACCCGTGGTCGCGCTGTGGGCGTGGCAGTGCCTGGTGGCGGCGGCGCTGCTGAGCTGCCTCGCGGCGCTGGTACTGGGCGCTGCGGCGGTGTTCGAGACGGTCCGCACGCACGCCTTCGCGCCCGCGCCCCCGGCCGTGACCGCCGCCTACGACCTCACGGCGGCCCCGCCCTGGACGGCCGTGCTGACCCTCGCGCTGGCCTGCGGGGCGGCGTGGAGCGGAGCGATGCTCGCCCGGGAGCTGGTCGAGGCCCGGCGGCGTCGGCAGCTGCGCCGGGCGCATCTGCGGGAGCGCGCCCCCGACCTCCCGGCGGGCCTGCCGCAGGCGCGGGGTCCGCTGCTGGTGCTGGAGGACGAGTACCCGGACGCGTGGCTGATGCCGGGCGCGCCGCCCCGACTGGTCGTCACCACGGGAGCGTTGGGCAGGCTGAGCGACCGTCAGCTGGACGCGGTCCTCACCCATGAGCTGGGCCACGCCCGTGCCCGTCACGACTGGCTGCTCCACCTCTCCACCGCCCTCGCCACGGGCTTCCCGCGCATCCCCCTCTTCGCCCACTTCGCCGACCAGACCCACCGCCTGGTCGAACTCGCCGCCGACGACACGGCGTCGCGTCGCTGCGGCCACCTCACCACCGCCCTGGCCCTCATCGAACTGAACCAGCACCGGGGGGTGTTGAGCTGCTCCAACACCCGTCGGCTGCTGGGCGACCGGGTGGAGCGGCTGCTGGAGCCGCCGCCCCGCCTCGACCGCACCAGCCGCGCGGCCACCACCACGGCCGCCGGGCTCCTCGCCCTCCTCCCGCTCCTCATCGCGTTCGCGCCGGCGCTGGGGACGCTCTAG
- a CDS encoding DUF5063 domain-containing protein produces the protein MSDATLHATGHNPDDFAVQIADQIESFLVAVTEVAKGDEPDSAVPFLLLEVSQLLLAGGRLGAHEDIVPDERYEPDPGPEPDVDDLRERLAAMLDPVDVYSEVFDPYEPRKAPVPARISDDLADVIADLRHGMAHYRAGRTTEALWWWQFSYFSNWGSTASATLRALQSLVAHVRLNQPLAELDGLDTDQELMGDETLEFEAGKVMAEEIAAPLGLREAK, from the coding sequence ATGTCTGACGCCACGCTGCACGCGACGGGCCACAACCCGGACGACTTCGCCGTCCAGATCGCGGACCAGATCGAGAGCTTCCTGGTCGCCGTCACCGAGGTGGCCAAGGGCGACGAGCCGGACTCGGCCGTGCCCTTCCTGCTGCTGGAGGTCTCCCAGCTGCTGCTGGCCGGCGGTCGCCTCGGCGCGCACGAGGACATCGTGCCGGACGAGCGCTACGAGCCCGACCCGGGCCCCGAGCCGGACGTCGACGACCTCCGCGAACGCCTCGCCGCCATGCTCGACCCGGTCGACGTCTACTCCGAGGTCTTCGACCCCTACGAGCCCCGCAAGGCGCCCGTCCCGGCCCGGATCTCCGACGACCTCGCCGACGTCATCGCCGACCTCCGCCACGGCATGGCCCACTACCGCGCGGGCCGTACCACCGAGGCCCTGTGGTGGTGGCAGTTCTCCTACTTCTCCAACTGGGGCTCCACGGCGTCGGCGACCCTTCGGGCCCTGCAGTCCCTCGTGGCGCACGTCCGGCTGAACCAGCCCCTCGCCGAGCTGGACGGCCTCGACACCGACCAGGAACTGATGGGCGACGAGACCCTGGAGTTCGAGGCGGGCAAGGTCATGGCGGAGGAGATCGCGGCCCCGCTGGGGTTGCGCGAGGCCAAGTAG
- the recR gene encoding recombination mediator RecR → MYEGVVQDLIDELGRLPGVGPKSAQRIAFHILQAEPTDVRRLAQALLEVKAKVRFCATCGNVAQEELCNICRDPRRDPSVICVVEEPKDVVAIERTREFRGQYHVLGGAISPIEGVGPDDLRIRELLARLADGTVTELILATDPNLEGEATATYLARMIKPMGLKVTRLASGLPVGGDLEYADEVTLGRAFEGRRLLDV, encoded by the coding sequence GTGTACGAAGGCGTGGTCCAGGACCTCATCGACGAGCTGGGGCGGCTGCCCGGCGTCGGTCCCAAGAGCGCGCAGCGGATCGCCTTCCACATCCTGCAGGCGGAGCCGACGGACGTGCGGCGGCTCGCGCAGGCCCTCCTCGAAGTGAAGGCGAAGGTCCGTTTCTGCGCGACCTGCGGCAACGTGGCGCAGGAGGAGCTGTGCAACATCTGCCGCGACCCGCGCCGCGACCCGTCCGTCATCTGTGTCGTCGAGGAACCGAAGGACGTCGTCGCGATCGAGCGCACCCGCGAGTTCCGCGGCCAGTACCACGTCCTCGGCGGCGCGATCAGCCCGATCGAGGGCGTCGGCCCCGACGACCTGCGCATACGGGAACTGCTGGCCCGCCTGGCCGACGGCACGGTCACCGAGCTGATCCTGGCCACGGACCCGAACCTGGAGGGCGAGGCCACGGCCACGTACCTCGCCCGCATGATCAAACCCATGGGCCTCAAGGTCACCCGCCTGGCCAGCGGCCTCCCGGTGGGCGGCGACCTGGAATACGCGGACGAGGTGACCCTCGGCCGCGCCTTCGAGGGGAGACGATTGCTGGATGTCTGA
- a CDS encoding YbaB/EbfC family nucleoid-associated protein — MIPGGGQPNMQQLLQQAQKMQQDLARAQEELARTEVDGQSGGGLVKATVNGSGELRALKIDPKAVDPEDTETLADLIVAAVQAANENAQTLQQQKLGPLAQGLGGGGAGIPGLPF; from the coding sequence GTGATCCCCGGTGGTGGCCAGCCCAACATGCAGCAGCTGCTCCAGCAGGCCCAGAAGATGCAGCAGGACCTGGCGAGGGCACAGGAGGAGCTCGCGCGCACGGAGGTCGACGGCCAGTCGGGCGGCGGCCTGGTGAAGGCCACCGTCAACGGCTCCGGCGAACTGCGCGCCCTGAAGATCGACCCCAAGGCGGTGGACCCGGAGGACACCGAGACCCTCGCCGACCTGATCGTCGCGGCCGTCCAGGCGGCCAACGAGAACGCGCAGACCCTCCAGCAGCAGAAACTGGGCCCCCTCGCCCAGGGCCTCGGCGGCGGTGGCGCGGGCATCCCCGGCCTGCCCTTCTGA
- a CDS encoding SLATT domain-containing protein: MSQPEMQPEGGPQDGRGEGSGLWAEPWTAATGPWVGDLAGRPFPQGDWGAPAERLEELYHWVERAALETAAWYLADRVWKRLAARVLRIGAATGALFGAALPLLDLTGAVGGVAPWGYLALLSCVGCVAVDRFFGVTSGWMRDVATAQAVQRRLQMLRFDWASESAREVLGPAEGTAGEAAERCLGVLRRFSEDITELVRAETADWMLEFRTGAAPLGMRAGGSVSRPEGAMNGRVPLPPGARPNMPRQRPPEAR, from the coding sequence GTGAGCCAGCCGGAGATGCAGCCCGAGGGGGGACCCCAGGACGGGCGGGGTGAGGGGTCCGGGCTGTGGGCGGAGCCGTGGACGGCGGCGACCGGACCGTGGGTCGGGGATCTGGCCGGGCGGCCGTTCCCGCAGGGGGACTGGGGGGCGCCGGCGGAGCGACTGGAGGAGTTGTACCACTGGGTGGAGCGGGCGGCGCTGGAGACCGCCGCGTGGTATCTCGCGGACCGGGTGTGGAAACGGCTCGCGGCCCGGGTGCTGCGGATCGGGGCGGCGACCGGGGCGCTCTTCGGGGCCGCGCTGCCGTTGCTCGATCTCACCGGGGCGGTGGGCGGGGTCGCACCCTGGGGGTATCTCGCGCTGCTGTCCTGTGTGGGGTGCGTGGCGGTGGATCGGTTCTTCGGTGTCACCTCCGGGTGGATGCGGGACGTCGCCACGGCCCAGGCGGTGCAGCGACGGCTGCAGATGCTGCGGTTCGACTGGGCGTCCGAGAGCGCGCGCGAGGTGCTGGGGCCGGCCGAAGGGACGGCCGGGGAGGCCGCCGAGCGGTGTCTCGGGGTGCTGCGGCGGTTCTCCGAGGACATCACGGAGTTGGTGCGGGCCGAGACGGCGGACTGGATGCTGGAGTTCCGGACGGGGGCGGCGCCGTTGGGGATGCGGGCGGGGGGATCCGTCTCGCGACCGGAGGGCGCGATGAACGGGCGGGTGCCGTTGCCGCCGGGGGCTCGCCCGAACATGCCTCGGCAGCGGCCGCCGGAGGCCCGGTAG
- a CDS encoding serine/threonine-protein kinase: MEKLGPGDPQRIGAYRLLARLGAGGMGNVYLARSERGRTVAVKLVRRELAEQEEFRARFRQEVRAARQVGGYWTAPVLDADTEAGIPWVATGYVAGPSLQAVVGRDHGALPERSVRILAAGLAHALEDIHAAGLIHRDLKPSNVLVTIDGPRVIDFGIARALETVTDGGLTRTGALVGSPGFMAPEQVRGDRITPACDVFCLGSVLSYAATGNLPFGAANSGVHALMFRIAQEEPDLEGLPEGLYDIVRDCLRKDPAARPTLAQILQRTGAEDTVFAGRSRDPWLPSALVAQLGRHAVRLLDTEDPQDPEETSGSGGAAGPGGAAAAAGGSGAGGTGAGGTGAPGRGSEMPGGPEGGGRSTASPASTPPASPSVSPSVAGVANSAAGAAAQSPPSAESTSVLPAGSAGPPPSAPPVYPLGDPHSPYGGSGASGAPDAGGRPGPTTPPGVPGSPAEHHPAATREGAVPPPPGAPGGEPLDRMPTRSVGAAGSQPPPPTAPPGAGPGGYAPGPAPGGYGFPQPYTQQPAAGYGQRPAPGHGQQPGMAPGPGPGPGPGYGYPQGGPQASYGAYGAYGQGPYGGGQGFSGAGGAGLGATPPYGPEPLYGPGPGVPPEPERGSRRASVLLVAVALVVALGAGGSVYALMKKGGDGGEEDDAKGGTRTSAPETPGPATDEPTDPVTSPDPTTESPDAGTIPEDFLGTWNATLDGSDGSDTRQLVIQQGEVGDTVLSLTADGPLEGGGTYHCVFEAALTDEPDDEGPLRIGPSTVTTGEPAESCSPGAATTVTLLPDGQLRRVDTAGRSVTYTKAD, encoded by the coding sequence ATGGAGAAGCTCGGGCCCGGGGATCCACAGCGGATCGGGGCGTACCGGCTGCTCGCGCGGCTGGGGGCCGGCGGGATGGGGAACGTGTACCTGGCCCGGTCCGAGCGCGGCCGTACCGTCGCCGTCAAGCTGGTCCGGCGGGAGCTGGCGGAGCAGGAGGAGTTCCGGGCGCGGTTCCGGCAGGAGGTGCGGGCGGCGCGGCAGGTGGGCGGGTACTGGACCGCGCCGGTGCTGGACGCGGACACCGAGGCGGGCATTCCGTGGGTCGCCACCGGATACGTCGCCGGGCCGTCCCTCCAGGCCGTGGTCGGCAGGGACCACGGGGCGCTGCCCGAGCGCTCGGTACGGATCCTCGCGGCGGGGCTCGCGCACGCGCTGGAGGACATCCACGCGGCCGGGCTCATCCACCGGGACCTCAAGCCGTCCAACGTGCTGGTGACCATCGACGGGCCGCGCGTCATCGACTTCGGGATCGCGCGGGCGCTGGAGACCGTCACGGACGGCGGGCTGACGCGCACCGGCGCGCTCGTCGGGTCGCCGGGCTTCATGGCGCCCGAACAGGTGCGCGGCGACCGCATCACCCCCGCCTGCGACGTCTTCTGCCTCGGCTCCGTCCTCTCCTACGCGGCCACCGGCAACCTGCCGTTCGGCGCCGCCAACTCCGGTGTCCACGCCCTGATGTTCCGCATCGCGCAGGAGGAACCGGATCTGGAGGGGCTGCCGGAGGGCCTGTACGACATCGTCCGCGACTGCCTGCGCAAGGACCCCGCCGCCCGCCCCACGCTGGCCCAGATCCTGCAGCGCACCGGCGCCGAGGACACGGTCTTCGCCGGCCGCTCGCGCGACCCGTGGCTCCCGAGCGCCCTGGTGGCCCAACTGGGGCGGCACGCGGTGCGGTTGCTCGACACCGAGGATCCTCAGGATCCGGAGGAGACGAGTGGTTCCGGTGGGGCGGCGGGCCCGGGGGGAGCGGCGGCGGCTGCGGGCGGCTCGGGTGCGGGCGGCACGGGAGCGGGCGGCACGGGTGCGCCGGGCCGCGGGTCCGAAATGCCGGGAGGTCCGGAGGGTGGTGGTCGGTCGACGGCTTCTCCGGCCTCGACTCCGCCCGCATCTCCGTCGGTGAGCCCGTCGGTGGCCGGCGTCGCGAACTCGGCGGCCGGTGCCGCTGCCCAGAGCCCGCCGTCGGCCGAGTCCACATCCGTGCTGCCGGCCGGGTCCGCGGGGCCGCCGCCGTCGGCTCCGCCCGTGTATCCGCTGGGCGACCCCCATTCTCCGTACGGCGGCTCCGGTGCGTCCGGAGCCCCGGACGCGGGCGGGAGGCCTGGGCCGACGACGCCTCCCGGTGTCCCCGGCTCTCCTGCCGAGCACCACCCCGCCGCCACGCGCGAGGGTGCCGTACCGCCTCCGCCGGGGGCACCGGGTGGGGAGCCGTTGGACCGGATGCCGACGCGGAGCGTGGGCGCGGCCGGATCACAGCCCCCTCCGCCGACCGCGCCGCCGGGCGCGGGCCCCGGCGGCTACGCTCCGGGGCCCGCGCCCGGCGGATACGGCTTCCCCCAGCCGTACACCCAGCAGCCCGCCGCCGGGTACGGGCAGCGACCCGCACCCGGCCACGGTCAGCAGCCCGGCATGGCCCCCGGCCCCGGCCCCGGCCCTGGTCCCGGATACGGCTACCCGCAGGGCGGGCCGCAGGCGTCTTACGGGGCGTACGGGGCGTATGGGCAGGGGCCGTACGGGGGCGGCCAGGGGTTCTCAGGCGCCGGCGGGGCGGGGCTGGGCGCGACCCCGCCGTACGGGCCGGAGCCCCTCTACGGCCCCGGGCCCGGCGTTCCCCCCGAACCGGAGCGCGGGAGCCGGCGCGCCTCCGTGCTGCTGGTCGCCGTCGCGTTGGTGGTCGCCCTCGGGGCGGGCGGCTCGGTGTACGCGTTGATGAAGAAGGGCGGCGACGGCGGCGAGGAGGACGACGCGAAGGGCGGTACGCGGACGAGCGCGCCCGAGACTCCGGGGCCGGCGACCGACGAGCCCACCGACCCCGTGACCTCGCCGGACCCGACCACCGAGTCACCCGACGCCGGCACGATCCCGGAGGACTTCCTCGGCACCTGGAACGCCACTCTCGACGGCTCCGACGGCTCGGACACCCGTCAACTGGTCATCCAGCAGGGCGAGGTCGGCGACACGGTGCTCTCGCTCACGGCGGACGGTCCGCTCGAAGGCGGCGGCACGTACCACTGCGTGTTCGAGGCGGCGCTGACGGACGAACCGGACGACGAGGGTCCGCTCCGGATCGGCCCCTCCACCGTCACCACCGGCGAACCGGCCGAGTCCTGTTCCCCCGGCGCCGCCACCACCGTCACCCTCCTGCCCGACGGACAGCTCCGCCGCGTCGACACGGCGGGCAGGTCGGTGACGTACACGAAGGCGGACTGA
- a CDS encoding MarR family winged helix-turn-helix transcriptional regulator codes for MSREQQDLLSRAALGVFRLNGQFLSVADELARPAGLTAAWWQVLGAVLPEPLPVAGVARAMGITRQSVQRVADLLVDRGLAAYVPNPAHRRAKLLTPTPAGRAAIERIDPGHATLAARLAQALGEEEFAATVRALERLSGALDGLATPPDAVTEP; via the coding sequence GTGAGCCGCGAGCAGCAGGACCTCCTCAGCCGCGCCGCCCTCGGCGTCTTCCGCCTCAACGGCCAGTTCCTCTCCGTCGCCGACGAGCTGGCGCGCCCGGCAGGGCTCACGGCCGCCTGGTGGCAGGTGCTCGGCGCGGTGCTGCCCGAGCCGCTGCCCGTCGCCGGGGTCGCCCGGGCCATGGGCATCACCCGGCAGAGCGTCCAGCGGGTCGCCGATCTCCTCGTCGACCGGGGGCTCGCCGCGTACGTGCCGAACCCGGCCCACCGCCGCGCCAAGCTCCTCACGCCGACCCCCGCCGGGCGCGCGGCGATCGAGCGCATCGACCCGGGGCACGCGACCCTGGCCGCCCGCCTCGCTCAGGCGCTGGGGGAGGAGGAGTTCGCGGCGACCGTGCGGGCGCTCGAACGGTTGTCGGGTGCCCTGGACGGCCTCGCGACGCCACCGGACGCTGTTACGGAACCGTAG
- a CDS encoding DJ-1/PfpI family protein → MSNRKPVHLAVYDTYADWETGHTTAWLARGGYEVRTVGAGTAAVRTIAGVRIQPDEELGELRPEDSSLLVLTGADLWDAGDGLAPFARKAREFLAAGVPVAAICGATAGLAREGLLDDREHTSAAPFYLAATGYGGGEHYVDTDAVTDGSGLLVTAGPTEPVAFAREVLRLLGVYEGEVLDAWYRLFHDSDAEAYAVLEAAGR, encoded by the coding sequence ATGAGTAATCGGAAGCCTGTTCATCTCGCCGTGTACGACACCTACGCCGACTGGGAGACGGGACACACCACCGCGTGGCTCGCCCGGGGTGGGTACGAGGTCCGTACGGTCGGGGCGGGGACCGCCGCCGTGCGGACGATCGCGGGGGTGCGGATCCAGCCGGACGAGGAGCTGGGGGAGCTGCGGCCCGAGGACAGCTCGCTGCTCGTCCTCACCGGCGCGGACCTGTGGGACGCGGGCGACGGACTCGCGCCGTTCGCCCGCAAGGCCCGGGAGTTCCTGGCGGCCGGCGTGCCCGTCGCCGCGATCTGCGGCGCGACCGCCGGGCTCGCCCGGGAAGGGCTGCTGGACGACCGGGAGCACACCAGCGCGGCACCCTTCTACCTGGCGGCCACCGGATACGGCGGCGGTGAGCACTACGTGGACACGGACGCCGTCACCGACGGCTCCGGACTGCTCGTCACCGCCGGCCCCACCGAACCCGTCGCCTTCGCCCGTGAGGTCCTCCGCCTCCTCGGTGTCTACGAGGGCGAGGTCCTCGACGCCTGGTACCGCCTCTTCCACGACTCGGACGCGGAGGCGTACGCCGTGCTGGAGGCGGCCGGAAGGTGA
- a CDS encoding aspartate aminotransferase family protein: MTPRPDPRTGAQVKATDRAHVFHSWSAQELIDPLAVAGAEGSYFWDYEGNRYLDFTSGLVYTNIGYQHPKVVAAIQEQAATMTTFAPAFAVEARSEAARLIAERTPGDLDKIFFTNGGADAVEHAIRMARLHTGRPKVLAAYRSYHGGTQQAVNLTGDPRRWASDTGTAGVVHFWAPFLYRTRFHAETQEQECARALEHLETTITFEGPSTIAAIILETVPGTAGIMVPPPGYLAGVRELCDKYGIVFVLDEVMAGFGRTGTWFAADLFDVVPDLMTFAKGVNSGYVPLGGVAISPAVAETFARRPYPGGLTYSGHPLACAAAVATINVMAEEGVVTNAAALGSSLVGPALRELAERHPSVGEVRGTGMFWALELVRNKETREPLVPYNATGEANAPMLAFGAAAKANGLWPFINMNRTHVVPPCNITEAEAKEGLAALDAALSVADEHTV; the protein is encoded by the coding sequence ATGACCCCTCGCCCCGACCCCCGGACCGGCGCCCAGGTGAAGGCCACGGACCGCGCGCACGTCTTCCACTCCTGGTCCGCACAGGAACTCATCGACCCCCTCGCCGTCGCCGGCGCGGAGGGCTCCTACTTCTGGGACTACGAGGGCAACCGCTACCTCGACTTCACCAGTGGCCTCGTCTACACGAACATCGGCTACCAGCACCCGAAGGTCGTCGCGGCCATCCAGGAGCAGGCCGCGACCATGACGACCTTCGCCCCCGCGTTCGCCGTCGAGGCCCGCTCGGAGGCGGCCCGGCTGATCGCGGAGCGCACCCCCGGCGACCTGGACAAGATCTTCTTCACCAACGGCGGCGCCGACGCGGTCGAGCACGCCATCCGCATGGCCCGCCTGCACACCGGCCGCCCCAAGGTCCTCGCCGCGTACCGCTCGTACCACGGCGGCACCCAGCAGGCCGTGAACCTCACGGGCGACCCCCGCCGCTGGGCCTCCGACACCGGCACGGCGGGCGTCGTGCACTTCTGGGCGCCGTTCCTCTACCGCACCCGTTTCCACGCGGAGACCCAGGAGCAGGAGTGCGCCCGCGCGCTGGAGCACCTGGAGACGACGATCACCTTCGAGGGGCCGTCGACGATCGCCGCGATCATCCTGGAGACCGTCCCGGGCACGGCCGGGATCATGGTGCCGCCGCCGGGCTATCTGGCCGGGGTCCGGGAGCTGTGCGACAAGTACGGGATCGTGTTCGTCCTCGACGAGGTCATGGCCGGCTTCGGGCGGACGGGCACCTGGTTCGCGGCGGACCTCTTCGACGTCGTGCCCGACCTGATGACCTTCGCCAAGGGCGTCAACTCCGGTTACGTCCCCCTCGGCGGCGTCGCCATCTCCCCCGCCGTCGCCGAGACCTTCGCCCGCCGCCCCTACCCCGGCGGTCTCACCTACTCCGGCCACCCGCTGGCCTGCGCCGCCGCCGTGGCGACGATCAACGTCATGGCGGAGGAGGGCGTCGTGACCAACGCGGCCGCCCTCGGCTCCTCCCTCGTCGGCCCGGCGCTGCGCGAACTGGCCGAGCGGCACCCCTCGGTGGGCGAGGTGCGCGGCACCGGCATGTTCTGGGCGCTGGAGCTGGTGCGGAACAAGGAGACCCGCGAACCGCTCGTCCCCTACAACGCGACCGGCGAGGCGAACGCGCCCATGCTCGCCTTCGGCGCCGCCGCGAAGGCGAACGGCCTGTGGCCCTTCATCAACATGAACCGCACCCACGTGGTGCCCCCGTGCAACATCACCGAGGCCGAGGCCAAGGAGGGCCTCGCCGCCCTGGACGCGGCCCTGTCCGTGGCGGACGAGCACACCGTGTGA
- a CDS encoding GntR family transcriptional regulator, translating into MPGTGGGVGAVTRSTLRQQLADALRDEVLAGRLKPGQEFTVKEIAEQYGVSATPVREALVDLSAQGLLDAVQHRGFEVHAYSVADYRNMVEARILVTEGMFRRLGDREVDPRTAAALAGVRRRGEEARRAATASDLDILIGYDLRFWRELSALFGNPYLTDFLHRLRVQSWVCAVQYLRQESHCTNDLKGRLWADHTDLVDALTRRDAQSAQEIIAGYDEQSLTLVERLADG; encoded by the coding sequence ATGCCCGGCACCGGCGGCGGCGTTGGCGCCGTGACCCGAAGCACCCTGCGGCAGCAGCTCGCGGACGCGCTCCGTGACGAGGTGCTGGCCGGCAGACTCAAGCCGGGGCAGGAGTTCACGGTCAAGGAGATCGCCGAGCAGTACGGCGTCTCGGCGACACCCGTGCGCGAGGCCCTGGTGGATCTGTCCGCGCAGGGTCTGCTGGACGCCGTGCAGCACCGGGGCTTCGAGGTCCACGCCTACTCGGTGGCCGACTACCGGAACATGGTCGAGGCTCGCATCCTGGTCACCGAAGGCATGTTCCGACGGCTCGGCGACCGCGAGGTCGACCCCCGTACGGCCGCCGCGCTCGCCGGGGTCCGGCGGCGCGGCGAGGAGGCGCGGCGGGCCGCCACCGCCAGCGATCTGGACATCCTCATCGGCTACGACCTGCGGTTCTGGCGCGAACTGAGCGCCCTGTTCGGCAATCCGTACCTCACCGACTTCCTGCACCGGCTGCGCGTGCAGTCCTGGGTGTGCGCGGTGCAGTACCTCCGTCAGGAGAGCCACTGCACCAACGATCTCAAGGGCCGCCTGTGGGCCGACCACACCGATCTCGTCGACGCCCTCACCCGCCGGGACGCGCAGAGCGCGCAGGAGATCATCGCCGGATACGACGAGCAGTCCCTGACGCTTGTGGAACGACTGGCGGACGGATGA